The Corvus moneduloides isolate bCorMon1 chromosome 25, bCorMon1.pri, whole genome shotgun sequence genome includes a window with the following:
- the DDX6 gene encoding probable ATP-dependent RNA helicase DDX6 isoform X1, producing MSTARTENPVIMGLSSQNGQLRGPVKPSGGPGGGGTQTQQQMNQLKNANTINNGTQQQAQSMTTAIKPGDDWKKTLKLPPKDLRIKTSDVTSTKGNEFEDYCLKRELLMGIFEMGWEKPSPIQEESIPIALSGRDILARAKNGTGKSGAYLIPLLERLDLKKDNIQAMVIVPTRELALQVSQICIQVSKHMGGAKVMATTGGTNLRDDIMRLDDTVHVVIATPGRILDLIKKGVAKVEHVQMIVLDEADKLLSQDFVQIMEDIILTLPKNRQILLYSATFPLSVQKFMNSHLQKPYEINLMEELTLKGVTQYYAYVTERQKVHCLNTLFSRLQINQSIIFCNSSQRVELLAKKISQLGYSCFYIHAKMRQEHRNRVFHDFRNGLCRNLVCTDLFTRGIDIQAVNVVINFDFPKLAETYLHRIGRSGRFGHLGLAINLITYDDRFNLKSIEEQLGTEIKPIPSNIDKSLYVAEYHSEPVEDEKQ from the exons ATGAGCACGGCCAGAACAGAGAACCCTGTTATAATGGGTCTATCCAGTCAGAATGGGCAGTTGAGAGGCCCTGTAAAACCCAGCGGGGGCCCCGGAGGTGGAGGCACACAAACTCAGCAACAGATGAACCAGCTGAAAAATGCCAACACAATCAATAATGGCACTCAACAGCAAGCACAGAGTATGACCACCGCTATAAA ACCTGGTGATGACTGGAAGAAGACTTTAAAACTCCCTCCAAAGGATTTGAGAATCAAAACTTCG GACGTGACCTCCACAAAAGGAAATGAGTTTGAAGATTACTGTTTGAAACGGGAGTTGCTGATGGGAATTTTTGAAATGGGCTGGGAAAAACCATCTCCTATTCAG GAGGAGAGCATCCCCATTGCTTTATCTGGTAGGGATATCTTGGCTAGAGCAAAAAATGGAACAGGCAAGAGTGGAGCCTACCTCATTCCTTTACTTGAACGGCTAGACTTAAAGAAGGACAATATACAAG caATGGTGATCGTTCCCACCCGTGAACTAGCCCTGCAGGTCAGTCAAATCTGTATCCAAGTCAGCAAACACATGGGAGGTGCCAAAGTGATGGCAACAACAGGAGGAACCAATTTGCGAGATGACATAATGAGACTTGATGATACAG TGCATGTGGTGATAGCTACCCCTGGGAGAATTCTCGATCTCATCAAGAAAGGAGTAGCAAAAGTTGAGCATGTCCAGATGATAGTATTGGATGAG GCAGATAAGTTGCTGTCTCAGGATTTTGTTCAAATAATGGAAGACATTATTCTCACGCTACCTAAAAACAGACAGATTTTGCTCTACTCAGCCACTTTTCCTTTGAGTGTGCAGAAGTTCATG aattccCATTTGCAGAAACCCTATGAGATTAATCTGATGGAGGAGCTGACCTTGAAGGGAGTTACTCAGTACTATGCCTATGTCACTGAGCGTCAGAAAGTGCACTGCCTCAATACGCTCTTTTCCAGG CTCCAGATTAACCAGTCCATCATTTTCTGCAACTCCTCTCAACGGGTTGAATTGCTAGCCAAAAAGATCTCCCAGCTGGGCTATTCCTGCTTCTATATCCATGCTAAAATGAGGCAG GAGCACCGCAATCGTGTATTCCATGATTTCCGAAATGGCTTGTGCCGCAATCTCGTTTGCACTG ATCTGTTTACCCGAGGTATTGATATCCAGGCTGTGAATGTGGTGATAAACTTTGATTTCCCAAAGCTTGCAGAGACTTATCTTCATCGCATTGGCAGATCAG GTCGCTTTGGTCATCTTGGCCTGGCCATCAACTTGATCACCTATGACGATCGATTCAACCTGAAAAGTATTGAGGAGCAGTTGGGAACTGAAATTAAACCCATACCAAGCAACATCGACAAGAGCTTGTATGTGGCAGAATACCACAGTGAACCTGTAGAAGATGAGAAACAGTAA
- the DDX6 gene encoding probable ATP-dependent RNA helicase DDX6 isoform X2 has protein sequence MSTARTENPVIMGLSSQNGQLRGPVKPSGGPGGGGTQTQQQMNQLKNANTINNGTQQQAQSMTTAIKPGDDWKKTLKLPPKDLRIKTSDVTSTKGNEFEDYCLKRELLMGIFEMGWEKPSPIQEESIPIALSGRDILARAKNGTGKSGAYLIPLLERLDLKKDNIQAMVIVPTRELALQVSQICIQVSKHMGGAKVMATTGGTNLRDDIMRLDDTVHVVIATPGRILDLIKKGVAKVEHVQMIVLDEADKLLSQDFVQIMEDIILTLPKNRQILLYSATFPLSVQKFMNSHLQKPYEINLMEELTLKGVTQYYAYVTERQKVHCLNTLFSRLQINQSIIFCNSSQRVELLAKKISQLGYSCFYIHAKMRQEVLKCSQLIVFVEKWDQDPLELILQNIWCKEC, from the exons ATGAGCACGGCCAGAACAGAGAACCCTGTTATAATGGGTCTATCCAGTCAGAATGGGCAGTTGAGAGGCCCTGTAAAACCCAGCGGGGGCCCCGGAGGTGGAGGCACACAAACTCAGCAACAGATGAACCAGCTGAAAAATGCCAACACAATCAATAATGGCACTCAACAGCAAGCACAGAGTATGACCACCGCTATAAA ACCTGGTGATGACTGGAAGAAGACTTTAAAACTCCCTCCAAAGGATTTGAGAATCAAAACTTCG GACGTGACCTCCACAAAAGGAAATGAGTTTGAAGATTACTGTTTGAAACGGGAGTTGCTGATGGGAATTTTTGAAATGGGCTGGGAAAAACCATCTCCTATTCAG GAGGAGAGCATCCCCATTGCTTTATCTGGTAGGGATATCTTGGCTAGAGCAAAAAATGGAACAGGCAAGAGTGGAGCCTACCTCATTCCTTTACTTGAACGGCTAGACTTAAAGAAGGACAATATACAAG caATGGTGATCGTTCCCACCCGTGAACTAGCCCTGCAGGTCAGTCAAATCTGTATCCAAGTCAGCAAACACATGGGAGGTGCCAAAGTGATGGCAACAACAGGAGGAACCAATTTGCGAGATGACATAATGAGACTTGATGATACAG TGCATGTGGTGATAGCTACCCCTGGGAGAATTCTCGATCTCATCAAGAAAGGAGTAGCAAAAGTTGAGCATGTCCAGATGATAGTATTGGATGAG GCAGATAAGTTGCTGTCTCAGGATTTTGTTCAAATAATGGAAGACATTATTCTCACGCTACCTAAAAACAGACAGATTTTGCTCTACTCAGCCACTTTTCCTTTGAGTGTGCAGAAGTTCATG aattccCATTTGCAGAAACCCTATGAGATTAATCTGATGGAGGAGCTGACCTTGAAGGGAGTTACTCAGTACTATGCCTATGTCACTGAGCGTCAGAAAGTGCACTGCCTCAATACGCTCTTTTCCAGG CTCCAGATTAACCAGTCCATCATTTTCTGCAACTCCTCTCAACGGGTTGAATTGCTAGCCAAAAAGATCTCCCAGCTGGGCTATTCCTGCTTCTATATCCATGCTAAAATGAGGCAG GAggttttaaaatgcagtcagTTGATTGTCTTTGTCGAAAAGTGGGATCAAGACCCTCTAGAGTTAATTCTTCAGAATATATGGTGTAAGGAgtgctaa